From Riemerella anatipestifer ATCC 11845 = DSM 15868, a single genomic window includes:
- a CDS encoding THUMP domain-containing class I SAM-dependent RNA methyltransferase, with translation MNWDNLKISIKTFYGLEDVLTEEVKKLGGREVETKNRAVNCVGDLGFLYKINYALRTGVKVLVPILEFKAYNEQKFYDKLSRFPWDEFMNLNQTFAIDATVHSERFTHSHFMTLKMKDAIVDYFQHKYHKRPDVAPKNPDIKFHLHIDRDMVVISLDSSGDPLFKRGYRKEQGVAPINEVLASGMLHLAGWDGKGNFLDPMCGSGTLLVEAAMMAMDLPAQLFRKKFAFQNWRNYDEELFVKIKEFRINRIKEFTGKIIGYDVDPKALAVARTNIEAAELEDVIELKKQNFFESEKEHFPLLMVFNPPYDERISINDEAFYKKIGDTFKQNYPNTLAWLISSDLEAVKKLGLRPSRKIKLYNGKLETRFLQYEMYEGSKKAKNRN, from the coding sequence ATGAATTGGGATAATTTAAAGATAAGCATTAAAACTTTTTACGGATTAGAAGACGTCCTAACGGAAGAGGTAAAAAAGCTTGGTGGGAGAGAGGTTGAAACTAAAAATAGAGCGGTAAATTGCGTAGGCGATTTGGGTTTTCTCTATAAGATTAACTATGCCTTGCGTACAGGAGTTAAAGTTTTAGTGCCTATCTTGGAGTTTAAGGCTTATAATGAGCAAAAGTTTTACGATAAATTATCTCGTTTTCCTTGGGACGAATTTATGAACTTGAACCAAACCTTTGCCATAGATGCTACGGTGCATTCGGAGAGGTTTACCCATTCGCATTTTATGACTCTCAAGATGAAAGATGCTATAGTAGATTATTTTCAGCACAAATATCATAAACGCCCAGATGTAGCTCCGAAAAATCCTGATATTAAATTCCATCTACATATTGATAGAGATATGGTGGTAATTTCTTTGGATTCTTCTGGCGACCCTCTCTTTAAAAGAGGCTACAGAAAGGAGCAAGGGGTAGCACCAATTAACGAAGTATTGGCATCTGGAATGCTACATTTGGCAGGTTGGGACGGCAAAGGTAATTTTTTAGACCCTATGTGTGGTAGTGGTACATTACTAGTAGAAGCTGCTATGATGGCAATGGATTTACCAGCTCAACTTTTTAGAAAAAAATTCGCATTCCAAAATTGGAGAAATTACGATGAAGAACTTTTTGTTAAGATAAAAGAGTTTAGAATCAATAGGATAAAGGAGTTTACAGGGAAAATCATAGGTTATGATGTAGACCCAAAAGCTTTGGCTGTGGCAAGAACTAATATTGAAGCCGCAGAGCTAGAAGATGTGATTGAACTAAAGAAACAGAATTTCTTTGAGTCAGAAAAAGAGCATTTTCCGCTTTTAATGGTATTTAATCCACCTTATGACGAGCGAATTAGCATCAATGATGAAGCATTTTACAAAAAAATAGGAGATACCTTTAAACAAAATTATCCTAATACTTTGGCGTGGCTTATCAGTTCAGATTTAGAAGCGGTTAAAAAGTTGGGGTTAAGACCTAGCCGAAAAATAAAATTGTATAACGGTAAATTGGAAACCAGATTCCTGCAATACGAAATGTATGAAGGAAGTAAAAAAGCCAAAAATCGAAACTAA
- the acs gene encoding acetate--CoA ligase — translation MKNYVIENLPDYFKQYKKSIKNPKKFWDKVADENFVWYQRWSKVVEYDMHEAKIKWFKNAKLNITKNCIDRHLAERGDKNAIIWEPNNPEEATQYITYNDLYERVGKMANVLRAQGIQKGDRVCIYLPMIPELAIAMLACARIGAIHSVIFAGFSASAIASRVNDCQAKMMICSDGSYRGSKVLDLKSIVDEATEQTPTVEKILVVKRTHNSINMKEGRDLWLEPLYNAAPVDNIPQIMDAEDPLFILYTSGSTGKPKGMLHTCAGYMVYSAYTFKNVFNYRENDIYWCTADIGWITGHSYILYGPLANGATTVIFEGVPTYPQPNRFWEVIEKHKVTQFYTAPTAIRSLAKESSDWVEKHDLSSLRVIGSVGEPINDEAWHWYNDHVGKKKCPIVDTWWQTETGGIMIAPIPFVTPTKPTYATLPLPGIQPVLMDEKRNEITGNQVDGSLCIRFPWPGIARSIWGDHERYKQTYFSAFPGKYFTGDGALRDEVGYYRITGRVDDVIIVSGHNLGTAPIEDSINIHPAVAESAIVGYPHEVKGNALYGFVILKDAGESRDKENLRKEINHLIADTIGPIAKLDKIQFVSALPKTRSGKIMRRILRKIAEGDFSNFGDTSTLLNPEIINEIKDQRID, via the coding sequence ATGAAAAATTATGTTATTGAAAATCTACCTGATTACTTTAAACAGTACAAAAAGTCTATAAAAAACCCTAAAAAGTTTTGGGATAAAGTAGCCGATGAAAATTTTGTTTGGTATCAAAGATGGAGCAAAGTCGTAGAGTACGATATGCATGAGGCTAAAATAAAATGGTTTAAAAATGCCAAGCTCAACATTACCAAAAACTGCATAGACCGACATCTTGCCGAAAGAGGCGATAAAAATGCCATTATTTGGGAGCCTAACAATCCCGAAGAAGCTACACAATACATTACCTATAACGATTTGTATGAAAGAGTAGGCAAAATGGCCAATGTACTGAGAGCTCAAGGCATACAGAAAGGGGACAGAGTATGTATTTATCTCCCTATGATTCCAGAGTTAGCTATTGCTATGTTGGCGTGTGCTAGAATAGGTGCTATACACTCGGTTATTTTTGCAGGGTTTTCGGCTTCTGCCATAGCCTCCAGAGTTAATGACTGCCAAGCTAAAATGATGATTTGTTCCGATGGAAGTTACAGAGGTAGTAAAGTGTTAGACTTAAAATCTATCGTAGATGAAGCCACCGAGCAAACACCTACTGTTGAGAAAATTCTTGTGGTTAAAAGGACACATAACTCCATCAATATGAAAGAAGGTAGAGACCTTTGGTTAGAACCTTTGTATAATGCCGCTCCTGTGGACAACATTCCTCAAATTATGGATGCCGAAGACCCTCTTTTTATCCTTTACACTTCAGGTTCTACTGGTAAGCCTAAAGGTATGCTTCATACTTGTGCTGGATATATGGTTTACTCGGCTTATACCTTTAAAAATGTATTTAATTACAGGGAAAACGACATCTATTGGTGTACTGCCGATATAGGTTGGATTACAGGACATTCTTATATTTTATACGGTCCTTTAGCTAATGGAGCAACAACTGTCATCTTTGAAGGCGTGCCTACTTACCCTCAACCCAACCGATTTTGGGAAGTTATAGAAAAACATAAAGTTACTCAGTTTTACACCGCTCCTACGGCTATCCGTTCTTTAGCAAAGGAATCTTCGGATTGGGTAGAAAAACACGATTTATCTAGTTTAAGAGTAATTGGTTCAGTAGGCGAACCTATTAACGACGAGGCTTGGCATTGGTACAACGACCATGTAGGTAAGAAAAAATGCCCTATTGTAGATACTTGGTGGCAAACCGAAACGGGAGGAATTATGATTGCTCCTATTCCATTTGTTACTCCTACTAAGCCTACTTATGCTACCCTACCTCTTCCAGGAATACAACCCGTACTTATGGATGAAAAAAGAAACGAGATTACAGGAAACCAAGTTGATGGTAGTCTGTGCATTAGATTCCCTTGGCCTGGTATAGCACGAAGCATCTGGGGAGACCACGAGAGGTACAAACAGACCTATTTCTCAGCTTTCCCAGGTAAATATTTTACTGGAGATGGAGCACTAAGGGACGAAGTTGGCTATTACAGAATTACAGGGCGTGTAGATGATGTTATTATAGTATCTGGACACAATCTAGGTACTGCACCAATAGAGGATAGCATTAACATACACCCTGCCGTGGCAGAATCTGCTATTGTAGGTTATCCTCACGAGGTTAAAGGAAACGCCTTATATGGTTTTGTGATACTAAAAGATGCTGGAGAAAGTAGAGATAAAGAAAATTTAAGAAAAGAAATCAATCACCTGATAGCAGATACCATAGGTCCTATCGCTAAGTTAGATAAAATTCAGTTTGTATCTGCCTTACCTAAAACAAGAAGTGGAAAGATTATGCGTAGAATTTTAAGAAAAATAGCCGAAGGTGATTTTAGTAATTTTGGAGACACCTCTACTCTATTAAACCCTGAAATTATAAATGAGATTAAAGACCAGCGTATTGATTAG
- a CDS encoding CPBP family intramembrane glutamic endopeptidase: protein MKKQNIKLGLILLCLGMIGVFSILTMEIPLPPEVEIVLRKSFSPLQIKLLALVNPTIMLIVAVVLGTILHQKVNLKVPIIEHIVGIKSCHSPNLYHILKYGIWGGIISGILLSFIGFLFKPILPKEFIVLGETLQPTLVARFLYGGLTEEILMRFGVMSLVTWIASKIFDGAHPIVYWIGIIIASVIFAIGHFPITYQAVENPSFGLLSYVFIGNSVGGLIFGWLYWKKGLESAFIAHICTHTIMVMVEKMI, encoded by the coding sequence ATGAAAAAACAGAACATAAAATTAGGATTAATTCTATTATGTTTGGGAATGATAGGGGTATTTTCAATTCTCACAATGGAAATACCCTTACCTCCTGAAGTAGAAATAGTACTACGGAAGAGTTTTAGCCCTCTGCAAATAAAATTGCTTGCATTAGTAAACCCTACTATAATGCTCATTGTTGCTGTGGTTCTAGGAACTATTCTTCATCAAAAGGTAAATCTAAAAGTTCCCATTATTGAACACATAGTAGGAATTAAAAGTTGTCATAGTCCCAACCTCTATCATATTCTGAAATATGGTATTTGGGGAGGTATCATTTCAGGGATTTTATTAAGTTTTATAGGATTTCTATTTAAGCCTATTCTTCCAAAAGAATTTATAGTCTTAGGAGAAACTCTGCAACCTACCTTGGTTGCTAGATTTCTGTACGGTGGACTGACCGAAGAAATCTTAATGCGATTTGGCGTAATGAGTTTAGTTACTTGGATTGCCTCCAAAATATTTGACGGGGCTCACCCCATTGTGTATTGGATTGGTATTATTATAGCTTCAGTCATTTTTGCTATTGGACACTTCCCTATCACCTATCAAGCCGTTGAAAATCCTTCTTTTGGATTATTAAGTTATGTATTTATTGGAAATTCAGTTGGAGGTCTAATATTTGGTTGGCTATATTGGAAGAAAGGATTAGAAAGTGCCTTTATTGCTCATATATGTACTCATACTATTATGGTAATGGTAGAGAAAATGATATAA
- a CDS encoding DUF898 family protein, whose translation MIIPFAIHGSFRYRMSRTSYRGIRFGYRGNRKEFIKKFLKWTLFTIVTFGIYAAWFHYYYLLFFCVSSHFGN comes from the coding sequence ATGATTATACCTTTTGCAATACATGGATCGTTTCGTTATAGAATGAGTAGAACTTCGTATCGTGGAATAAGATTTGGCTATCGTGGAAATAGAAAGGAATTTATAAAAAAGTTTTTGAAATGGACTTTATTTACGATTGTTACATTTGGTATTTATGCGGCTTGGTTCCACTATTATTATTTGTTATTTTTTTGCGTTTCTTCTCATTTTGGTAATTAA
- a CDS encoding DEAD/DEAH box helicase: MNLFSESNLSPEILKAVGEMGFETPTEIQKQSIPFILSDVRDLIALAQTGTGKTAAFSLPILDMIDDTSRKIQLLVLCPTRELCLQIAKDIKNYSKYQPNIKSVAVYGGSSITDQIRSLRDKPQIIVGTPGRVIDLINRKALDFSSIHWLVLDEADEMLSMGFKDDLETILSETPETKQTLLFSATMNKEVERISKSYLTNPHRISVGSINAVKKNISHEYYVVNYRQKKEALKRLIDANPNQYSIIFCRTRMEAKEVADYLMQNGYAADALHGDLSQAQRDTVMLKFRLKNIDILVATDVAARGLDVDSLTHVIHYSLPDDPEVFVHRSGRTGRAGKDGISMALIKPEETRKLKHIKVQTQIELKEKPIPKGEDIIKAQVAGVFEHLFTEHETYFDFDDSLIPDLSQFSKEELVHQLLQFQLRDLALYYKNRNDLSDQKLKKEGDIKESRREGRRDKGERSRDRGGRKGKKSNSDMVRFFFNLGKRDQLKKVDMLDIINKSTKKSKKRADIGDIEILDKFTFFEVEKSFKNEILNNISSMKFKGKEMRAEVAN; encoded by the coding sequence ATGAATTTATTTAGCGAGTCCAATTTAAGTCCTGAAATTCTTAAGGCAGTTGGCGAAATGGGGTTTGAAACTCCTACGGAGATCCAAAAACAAAGTATTCCTTTTATTTTATCAGATGTTAGAGATCTGATAGCGCTAGCGCAAACAGGAACGGGGAAGACAGCAGCGTTTTCATTACCTATCTTAGATATGATAGATGACACTAGTAGAAAAATCCAACTTTTGGTACTTTGTCCTACTAGAGAGCTTTGCTTACAAATAGCAAAAGACATAAAAAATTACTCCAAATATCAACCTAATATTAAATCTGTAGCGGTTTACGGTGGTAGTAGTATTACAGACCAAATTCGTAGCCTTAGAGATAAGCCTCAGATTATTGTAGGAACACCAGGTAGAGTGATAGACCTAATTAACAGAAAAGCATTAGATTTTTCAAGTATCCATTGGTTGGTATTAGACGAGGCTGATGAGATGCTCTCTATGGGCTTTAAAGACGATTTAGAAACCATTCTAAGCGAAACACCAGAAACCAAACAGACTTTACTCTTTTCAGCTACGATGAATAAAGAAGTTGAAAGGATTTCTAAAAGTTACCTTACCAATCCTCATCGTATTTCTGTAGGTTCTATCAATGCTGTTAAGAAGAATATCAGCCACGAATATTACGTGGTAAATTATAGACAGAAGAAAGAAGCACTTAAGCGCCTTATAGATGCTAATCCTAATCAATATTCCATTATTTTCTGTCGTACTAGAATGGAAGCTAAAGAAGTAGCTGACTATCTAATGCAGAATGGCTATGCCGCTGATGCTTTACATGGAGATTTATCTCAAGCACAAAGAGATACAGTGATGCTGAAGTTTAGACTTAAAAATATTGATATTTTAGTAGCTACAGATGTGGCGGCTAGAGGGTTGGATGTGGACTCACTTACTCATGTGATTCACTATTCTTTACCTGATGACCCTGAAGTTTTTGTTCATAGAAGTGGTAGAACGGGGCGTGCAGGGAAAGATGGTATTTCTATGGCTCTTATAAAGCCTGAAGAAACAAGAAAGCTGAAACATATTAAAGTTCAAACTCAGATAGAACTTAAAGAAAAACCAATCCCTAAAGGAGAAGATATCATTAAAGCCCAAGTAGCAGGAGTATTTGAGCATTTGTTTACAGAACATGAAACTTATTTTGATTTTGATGATAGTCTTATTCCTGATTTATCGCAGTTTTCAAAAGAGGAACTGGTGCATCAGTTGTTACAATTTCAGTTGAGAGATTTAGCTTTATACTATAAAAATAGGAACGACTTATCAGACCAAAAATTAAAAAAAGAAGGTGATATCAAGGAAAGCCGTAGAGAGGGTAGAAGAGATAAGGGAGAAAGAAGTAGAGATAGAGGAGGAAGAAAAGGTAAAAAATCCAATTCTGACATGGTAAGATTTTTCTTTAATTTAGGAAAAAGAGACCAATTAAAGAAAGTAGATATGTTGGATATTATTAATAAATCAACTAAAAAATCCAAGAAAAGAGCTGATATTGGGGATATTGAAATTTTGGATAAGTTCACATTCTTTGAAGTAGAGAAATCATTCAAAAACGAAATCCTTAATAACATTTCTTCTATGAAATTTAAAGGCAAAGAAATGAGAGCTGAAGTGGCTAATTAA
- a CDS encoding phage holin family protein, translating into MINFFKNYAQKRLDLIKMEATEKMSIKASNIAFLVILSIFFLFLFIFLNIGLAILLGYYIQNMAYAFLIISGIYLFLIILLLLLKNSIKEGIANIIIKSINK; encoded by the coding sequence ATGATAAACTTCTTTAAGAATTACGCACAAAAAAGGCTTGATTTAATAAAAATGGAAGCTACCGAAAAAATGTCTATTAAAGCAAGTAATATAGCTTTCTTAGTTATTTTAAGTATTTTCTTCTTATTTTTATTTATATTTCTCAATATAGGATTAGCTATACTACTAGGCTATTATATACAAAATATGGCTTATGCTTTTCTAATAATCTCTGGGATATACTTATTTTTAATAATTCTACTTTTACTACTCAAAAATTCTATAAAAGAGGGGATTGCTAATATAATTATAAAATCTATAAACAAATAA
- a CDS encoding YtxH domain-containing protein, translating into MSKRGNNSVGVLVGLLAGAAVGVALGMLYAPEEGKTTRKKLKRKAEDLKDQAGKEYKKAYEKVRDQYQDLSEKTKSNVDKVVSNVKETYDKYKGQVVDKANEVAKDVESELDGLK; encoded by the coding sequence ATGTCAAAAAGAGGAAATAATTCAGTAGGTGTGTTAGTAGGTCTTTTAGCTGGAGCGGCTGTAGGGGTAGCTTTGGGAATGCTCTATGCTCCGGAAGAAGGAAAGACTACTAGAAAAAAATTGAAAAGAAAGGCTGAGGATTTAAAGGATCAAGCAGGAAAAGAATACAAAAAAGCCTATGAAAAAGTAAGAGACCAATATCAAGATTTATCAGAAAAAACTAAATCTAATGTAGATAAAGTGGTTTCTAATGTTAAAGAAACTTATGATAAATACAAAGGTCAAGTAGTAGATAAAGCTAATGAAGTAGCTAAAGATGTAGAGTCAGAATTAGATGGCTTGAAGTAA
- a CDS encoding tetratricopeptide repeat protein — translation MKKVILSIAVFSTTLAFSQKKEIQNAFKAIESGDIAVTNAELSKAEVLIGSKSYLVEPSLLEQYYYSKGVALIKSGKTTEGATWLGKIGDLSKSKIYTGKDAEKNKVYFVGKEAADTSGISGLKEEVYASKLSDKLPQIINPILKTAGDEAYKAYQAKDHNKAAERYLEVYNLLKAVGTDDKLYEYYGALNYALADNKSKAIDVYSKLINSGYTGVTTLYKAKNKKTGQEENLDKNTFETFKKLGGAGDYTDFKTEQTPSIEQELYETNAALLIDSEKYDDALVLLDKGIKKFPKSNKLSELQGTAYYKSGKTNEFVNNLKKQLEANPNDKVSWYNLGVLLSKDEAKLNEAEGAFKRALEIDPDYIPAIQGIFYNVYMLGDDGKIIEKAEAARKAKKMDEFNKILQDRRDRFAKGLPYLEKWYSLEPKNSEIVSLLKGVYQTLRKEDKVKEMKAVEDSLKK, via the coding sequence ATGAAAAAAGTTATTTTAAGTATTGCTGTGTTTTCAACAACACTAGCATTTTCACAAAAAAAGGAAATTCAAAATGCGTTCAAAGCAATAGAGTCAGGTGATATCGCAGTTACTAATGCAGAACTTTCAAAAGCAGAAGTTCTTATTGGTAGCAAATCATATTTAGTAGAGCCTAGTTTATTAGAACAATATTATTACTCTAAAGGAGTAGCTCTTATAAAGTCTGGTAAAACTACAGAAGGAGCTACTTGGCTAGGTAAAATAGGAGATTTAAGTAAGTCTAAAATCTATACAGGAAAAGATGCTGAAAAAAATAAAGTTTATTTCGTAGGAAAAGAAGCTGCTGACACTAGTGGTATATCAGGGTTGAAGGAAGAGGTTTATGCGTCAAAATTATCAGATAAGTTACCTCAAATTATAAATCCTATTCTTAAAACAGCAGGTGATGAAGCGTATAAAGCATATCAGGCTAAGGATCATAATAAAGCTGCGGAGAGATATTTGGAAGTTTATAATTTATTGAAAGCCGTGGGGACAGATGATAAACTGTATGAATATTATGGTGCTCTTAACTATGCATTAGCAGACAATAAATCTAAAGCTATAGATGTTTATTCTAAGCTTATTAATAGTGGATATACAGGAGTAACTACGCTGTATAAGGCTAAAAATAAGAAAACAGGACAGGAGGAAAATTTAGATAAAAATACCTTTGAAACCTTCAAGAAATTAGGTGGAGCTGGTGATTATACTGATTTTAAAACAGAGCAAACGCCTAGTATAGAGCAGGAGTTATATGAAACGAATGCAGCTTTGCTCATTGACTCCGAAAAATATGATGATGCTTTAGTTTTGTTAGATAAAGGGATAAAAAAATTTCCTAAAAGTAATAAGCTATCAGAGCTTCAAGGAACTGCTTACTATAAATCTGGAAAAACTAACGAGTTTGTTAACAATCTTAAGAAGCAGTTGGAGGCTAATCCAAATGATAAAGTAAGTTGGTATAATTTAGGAGTTCTTTTAAGTAAAGATGAGGCTAAATTAAATGAAGCAGAAGGTGCATTTAAAAGAGCTTTAGAAATAGACCCTGATTATATTCCTGCTATTCAAGGTATATTCTATAATGTTTATATGTTAGGTGATGACGGTAAAATTATAGAGAAAGCAGAAGCTGCTAGAAAAGCAAAAAAAATGGACGAGTTTAATAAAATCTTACAAGATAGAAGAGATAGATTTGCTAAGGGGCTACCTTATTTAGAAAAATGGTATTCTTTAGAGCCTAAAAATTCTGAAATTGTAAGTTTATTAAAAGGAGTTTACCAAACGTTACGTAAAGAAGATAAAGTAAAGGAAATGAAGGCTGTAGAAGATAGTCTCAAAAAATAA
- the gyrA gene encoding DNA gyrase subunit A has protein sequence MHKEGERLIPINIVDEMKSSYIDYSMSVIVSRALPDVRDGLKPVHRRVLYGMYGLGVFSNKKYLKSARIVGDVLGKYHPHGDSSVYDAMVRMAQPWSLRYPQVDGQGNFGSMDGDPPAAMRYTEARLKKISDEILSDLDKETVDFQNNFDDSLQEPTVLPTKIPNLLVNGTSGIAVGMATNMAPHNLSESVDAICAYIDNKNIEIDELMKYIIAPDFPTGGIIYGYDGVRDAFHTGRGRIVLRAKVAFEEIGNRNAIIVTEIPYLVNKAEMIARTSELVKEDKIQGIHEIRDESDRRGMRVVYELKNDAIPNVVLNLLYKYTALQTSFSVNNIALVKGRPQQLNLKDIIVHFVEHRHEIVIRRTQYELKKARERAHILEGFMKVIATQDTLDKAISIIRHSATPQAAKEGLIAEFELSDIQAQAILDLRLARLTGMELDKIRDEYKAIMDLINDLEDILANEARCYQIIKDELLEVKEKYGDERRTEIDYSGGEMSIEDFIPNEEVVLTISHAGYIKRTLLSEYKTQSRGGVGNRAASTRDEDFLEYIVSATNHQYMLFFTEKGKCYWLRVFEIPEGSKTAKGRAIQNLINIEPDDKIKAYIRTNDLKDSEYVKQMYVVMITKNGTIKKTSLEAYSRPRTNGIHAIEIREDDQLLGARLTNGNSEIMIATKNGKCIRFPEEKARAVGRTSIGVRGISLEDNDEVIGMIVVNDMENETVLVVSEKGYGKRTAVEDYRVTNRGGKGVITLNITEKTGQLIAIQSVVDGNDLMIINKSGVAIRMSVDNMRVMGRNTQGVRLINLKNNDEIAAVAKVEAEKDVEDEEIEESNDEAVNPSEGNSEE, from the coding sequence ATGCATAAAGAAGGAGAAAGGTTGATACCTATCAATATTGTGGACGAAATGAAGTCCTCTTATATTGACTACTCAATGTCCGTTATTGTATCTCGTGCCTTGCCAGATGTAAGGGACGGATTAAAGCCTGTACATCGTAGGGTTTTGTATGGTATGTATGGATTGGGAGTTTTTTCAAATAAAAAATATTTAAAATCTGCCAGAATTGTAGGAGATGTTTTGGGTAAATATCACCCACATGGTGATAGCTCCGTTTATGACGCTATGGTGCGTATGGCACAACCGTGGAGTTTAAGGTATCCGCAAGTAGATGGTCAAGGTAACTTTGGTTCTATGGACGGTGACCCACCAGCAGCTATGCGTTATACCGAAGCCAGGCTGAAAAAAATATCCGATGAAATTCTATCAGACTTAGATAAAGAAACTGTTGATTTTCAAAATAACTTCGATGATAGTTTACAGGAGCCTACAGTGTTGCCTACTAAAATACCTAACCTTTTAGTAAATGGTACTTCTGGTATTGCGGTAGGTATGGCAACTAATATGGCGCCTCATAACTTATCGGAATCGGTAGATGCTATCTGTGCCTACATAGATAATAAGAATATAGAAATAGATGAGTTGATGAAATACATCATCGCTCCTGACTTCCCTACGGGAGGAATTATCTACGGCTATGATGGAGTTAGAGATGCGTTCCATACAGGAAGAGGGCGAATTGTATTAAGAGCTAAAGTCGCTTTTGAAGAGATTGGAAACCGTAATGCTATTATCGTTACCGAAATCCCTTATTTGGTGAATAAAGCTGAAATGATAGCTAGAACATCAGAGTTGGTAAAAGAAGATAAAATACAAGGTATTCACGAGATTAGAGATGAGTCTGATAGGAGAGGTATGCGTGTGGTTTACGAACTTAAAAACGATGCAATACCTAATGTAGTTCTTAACCTATTGTATAAATATACGGCGTTACAAACTTCGTTTAGTGTTAATAATATTGCTTTAGTAAAGGGTAGACCACAACAGCTTAACCTAAAAGATATTATCGTTCACTTTGTGGAGCACCGCCACGAGATTGTAATTCGTAGAACCCAGTATGAGCTTAAAAAAGCAAGAGAAAGAGCTCATATTTTAGAAGGTTTTATGAAGGTTATTGCAACTCAAGACACTTTAGATAAAGCAATTTCTATCATTAGACATTCAGCAACGCCACAGGCTGCTAAAGAAGGATTGATTGCAGAGTTTGAACTTTCGGACATACAGGCTCAAGCCATCTTAGATTTAAGATTAGCTAGGCTTACAGGTATGGAGTTAGATAAAATCCGTGATGAGTACAAAGCTATTATGGATTTAATTAACGACTTGGAAGATATCCTTGCTAACGAAGCTAGATGCTACCAAATCATTAAAGATGAGTTGCTAGAAGTTAAAGAAAAATATGGTGATGAAAGAAGAACGGAAATAGACTATTCTGGAGGTGAAATGTCCATAGAAGACTTTATTCCTAATGAAGAAGTGGTACTTACTATTTCTCACGCTGGATACATCAAGAGAACCCTCCTTTCAGAATACAAAACTCAGAGTAGAGGTGGAGTGGGCAACCGTGCGGCATCTACAAGAGACGAAGATTTCTTAGAATACATTGTTTCTGCTACCAATCACCAGTATATGCTATTCTTTACGGAAAAAGGTAAGTGCTACTGGTTGAGAGTATTTGAAATTCCTGAAGGCTCCAAAACAGCTAAAGGTAGAGCAATACAGAACTTAATCAATATAGAACCTGATGATAAAATCAAGGCTTACATTAGAACCAATGATTTAAAGGACTCTGAGTATGTTAAGCAGATGTATGTGGTAATGATTACCAAAAACGGAACTATCAAGAAAACTTCATTAGAGGCTTATTCTAGACCTAGAACCAATGGTATCCACGCCATAGAAATTAGAGAGGACGACCAGCTTTTAGGAGCAAGACTTACTAACGGTAACTCCGAAATAATGATAGCGACTAAAAATGGTAAATGTATCCGTTTCCCAGAAGAGAAAGCTAGAGCAGTAGGTAGAACTTCCATTGGCGTAAGAGGTATTTCTCTGGAAGACAACGATGAGGTAATTGGTATGATAGTTGTAAACGATATGGAGAACGAAACGGTTTTAGTAGTTTCTGAAAAGGGCTATGGTAAGAGAACTGCGGTAGAGGATTATCGTGTGACTAACCGTGGAGGTAAAGGAGTGATTACCCTCAATATTACCGAAAAAACGGGACAACTTATTGCGATACAATCAGTAGTAGATGGTAACGATTTAATGATTATCAATAAATCAGGAGTTGCAATAAGAATGTCGGTAGATAATATGCGTGTTATGGGTAGAAATACCCAAGGTGTAAGGCTAATTAATCTTAAAAATAATGATGAAATAGCAGCCGTAGCAAAAGTGGAGGCAGAAAAAGATGTAGAGGACGAGGAGATAGAAGAATCTAATGATGAAGCTGTAAATCCGTCTGAAGGAAATTCAGAGGAATAG
- a CDS encoding DUF4286 family protein: protein MSILSLTFHCEQGSIPEWKTYFNESIINYYRKTQNLKHYIASEVETERLQEGTNFNLLLIFETVEDRTIFIKNELPNITMEVEKIFGERVLVFATLLNPTSFNL from the coding sequence ATGAGTATATTAAGTTTAACATTCCATTGTGAACAAGGAAGCATACCCGAATGGAAAACATACTTCAACGAAAGTATCATAAACTATTACAGAAAAACACAAAATTTAAAACACTATATCGCTTCCGAAGTAGAAACTGAAAGACTACAAGAAGGGACTAATTTTAATCTGTTACTTATTTTTGAAACTGTAGAAGACAGAACTATCTTTATTAAAAATGAGTTACCTAACATTACTATGGAAGTAGAAAAAATATTTGGAGAGAGAGTTTTAGTTTTTGCTACATTATTAAACCCAACAAGTTTTAATCTTTAA